The following are encoded together in the Babylonia areolata isolate BAREFJ2019XMU chromosome 18, ASM4173473v1, whole genome shotgun sequence genome:
- the LOC143292565 gene encoding non-selective voltage-gated ion channel VDAC2-like produces the protein MAPPSYSDLGKAARDLFSKGYNYGFFKLEAKTKTDSGVEFTTSGNSSSDTGKVSGNLETKYKCSEYGLTFTEKWNTDNVLNTEVTIEDQLAKGLKLAFDTSFAPQTGKKSGKIKTGYKQDYVNVSADVDFDFAGPTVHGAAVLGYTGWLAGYQMAFDTAKSRLAKSNFAVGYTTKDFTLHTSINDGQEFAGSIYQRVNSDLETAVNLSWTSGTNATRFALGAKYTLDKNASVSAKVNNSSQIGLGYSQKLRDGVKLTLSALIEGKSINQGGHKVGLGLDLEA, from the exons ACTATGGATTCTTCAAGCTGGAAGCCAAGACGAAGACTGATAGTGGTGTGGAGTTCACTACCAGTGGCAACTCGAGCAGTGACACTGGCAAAGTCAGCGGCAACTTGGAGACCAAGTACAAGTGTTCTGAATATG GCCTGACCTTCACAGAAAAGTGGAACACGGATAACGTTCTAAACACGGAAGTGACCATCGAGGACCAGCTGGCAAAAGGCCTCAAGCTGGCCTTTGACACTTCTTTTGCCCCTCAGACAGG aaAAAAGAGTGGAAAAATCAAGACAGGCTACAAACAGGACTATGTCAATGTCAGCGCTGACGTGGACTTCGACTTTGCTGGACCCACCGTTCACGGAGCTGCTGTGTTGGG GTacactggttggctggctggttaccAGATGGCGTTTGACACTGCCAAATCCAGGCTGGCTAAAAGCAACTTTGCTGTGGGCTACACCACAAAGGACTTCACCCTTCATACCAGCAT CAATGACGGCCAGGAATTTGCTGGTTCCATCTACCAGCGTGTGAACAGTGATCTGGAAACGGCTGTCAACCTGTCCTGGACCTCTGGCACTAATGCCACCCGCTTTGCTCTGGGTGCCAAATACACCCTGGACAAAAATGCTTCAGTCAGT GCTAAAGTAAACAATTCAAGTCAGATTGGCCTTGGCTACTCTCAGAAATTGCGAGATG gtgtgaAGCTGACCCTGTCTGCCTTGATAGAAGGCAAGAGCATAAACCAGGGGGGGCACAAGGTTGGTCTGGGACTGGACCTGGAGGCATAA